From the Roseibium salinum genome, one window contains:
- a CDS encoding DUF2336 domain-containing protein — MTEALKTELVNFSELTGEAGSARRAELARHVATLFALTSDRCSDEQVDIYDSVLLRLVDMVEAEVRRYVADQMASLRRGPEETIRRLADDDIEVAEPILLRSTVLRDADLIRIAEKRGNAHRVAIAQREVLSEEVTDILVRQGDLKVKRKVASNDGASLSDASIMTLISDAASDATLQLSLSERGDLAEAHIASLVSVASEEVRRKLCAAGRNQEAERLEEAADVAAQRMSNQYWLGRYDFETARSRVLLLAKRGMVNEAALRRFASEDRFAEAVATFAWLVRCGVEEVSHWMVRPDPEPFVILAKASGFSSITVGSLLSIGPWRHRLTPEVRSDAMALYERMSVAEAKRKMAHWNGNVMNG, encoded by the coding sequence ATGACTGAAGCGTTGAAAACAGAACTGGTGAACTTCTCGGAGCTGACCGGTGAAGCTGGCAGCGCCCGGCGGGCCGAGCTGGCCCGACACGTCGCAACGTTGTTCGCTCTGACGTCCGACCGTTGTTCGGATGAACAGGTCGACATCTATGACTCGGTTCTCCTGCGCCTTGTCGACATGGTCGAGGCTGAAGTCCGGCGCTATGTGGCGGACCAGATGGCGAGCCTGCGCCGCGGCCCGGAAGAAACGATCCGCCGCCTTGCGGACGACGACATCGAAGTCGCGGAACCGATCCTTTTGAGATCGACCGTTCTGCGCGATGCGGACCTGATCAGGATCGCGGAAAAGCGCGGCAACGCGCACCGGGTCGCGATCGCACAGCGCGAGGTGCTGTCCGAAGAAGTGACGGATATCCTCGTCCGCCAGGGCGACCTCAAGGTGAAGCGGAAGGTTGCCAGCAATGACGGCGCCAGCCTGTCCGACGCCTCGATCATGACCCTGATCAGCGATGCGGCCTCCGATGCCACGCTGCAATTGTCCTTGAGCGAGCGGGGCGATCTGGCCGAAGCGCATATCGCCAGCCTCGTGTCTGTGGCCAGTGAAGAGGTTCGCAGGAAGCTGTGTGCGGCCGGCCGCAACCAGGAAGCCGAGCGTCTCGAGGAAGCTGCCGATGTGGCTGCTCAGCGCATGTCGAACCAGTACTGGCTCGGCCGCTACGACTTCGAAACCGCCCGCAGCCGCGTGCTGCTGCTGGCAAAGCGCGGCATGGTCAACGAGGCGGCGCTGCGGCGTTTCGCATCCGAAGACCGGTTCGCCGAAGCCGTTGCGACCTTCGCCTGGCTGGTGCGCTGCGGCGTCGAGGAAGTGAGCCACTGGATGGTGCGCCCGGACCCGGAACCCTTCGTGATCCTGGCCAAGGCCTCGGGCTTCTCGTCGATCACCGTCGGATCGCTGCTGTCGATCGGCCCCTGGCGCCACCGTCTGACGCCGGAAGTGCGCAGCGATGCCATGGCTCTGTACGAGCGCATGTCGGTCGCGGAAGCCAAGCGCAAGATGGCTCACTGGAACGGCAACGTTATGAACGGCTGA
- the metH gene encoding methionine synthase, which produces MKKSDAFQRLRDLAKNRILVLDGAMGTEIQLLKLDEEAYRGQRFADWPSDIKGNNDLLSLTLPDAIRKIHIDYLEAGADIVETNTFSSTTIAQADYGMEELAYELNFESARLAREACDQVMAQDPSRPRFVAGTLGPTNRTASISPDVNNPGYRAVSFDDLRIAYAEAARGLIAGGADILLVETIFDTLNAKAALFGIEEVFEENGEILPVMISGTITDLSGRTLSGQTPEAFWNSVRHANPLTIGLNCALGAKEMRAHVDELGRVADTLVCAYPNAGLPNEFGEYDESPEQMAELIEEFAASGLVNMVGGCCGTTPAHIKAIAEAVADKKPREIPEIERHMRLSGLEPFVITKETNFVNVGERTNVTGSARFRKLVKEGDYATALEVARQQVENGAQIIDVNMDEGLLDSEEAMVTFLNLVAAEPDISKVPVMIDSSKWTVIEAGLKCIQGKGVVNSISLKEGEEAFIEQAKLVLRYGAAVVVMAFDEDGQADTFERKTQICARSYKVLTEKVGFAPEDIIFDPNIFAVATGIEEHNNYGVDFLEATRWIRENLPHAHVSGGVSNLSFSFRGNEAVREAMHSVFLYHAIQNGMDMGIVNAGQLAVYNDLEPELRELCIDVVMNRRPDSTDRMLEAAERWKGEGGQKREADLTWRTWDVAKRLEHALVHGIADYVEEDTEEARQAFDRPLHVIEGPLMDGMNVVGDLFGSGQMFLPQVVKSARVMKKAVAYLMPFMEKEKKERGGTGVSTAGKILMATVKGDVHDIGKNIVGVVLQCNNFEVIDLGVMVPAAKILETAKQEKVDIVGLSGLITPSLDEMCHVAAELQREGLDVPLLIGGATTSKIHTAVKIHPNYDRGQAIYVTDAGRAVGVASKLMSENGREPYYAQIRSEYIDIAEKHAASRGTQQRTALKAARENAFKADFAGKPPVAPKKPGTTVFESFPLEDLVPLIDWTPFFATWEIKGRYPAVLTDNRYGPAAKALYDDARRMLDEIVENKLLTANGVAALWPANAVGDDIRIFSDENRSDTLGTFHTLRQQMTRTAGGRANVALSDFVAPLDSGIKDWIGGFTVTAGHGEDILAARYAREEDDYNKILSQALADRLAEAFAEKLHQIVRKDLWGYAPDENLSIEDTIAEKYQGIRPAAGYPAQPDHTEKDTLFRLLDSERLTGVQLTESRAMLPGSSVSGLYFGHPDSHYFGVGKIEKDQVEDYAARKGWDLDYAERWLAPILNYDPARMEAAE; this is translated from the coding sequence GTGAAAAAGTCCGACGCTTTTCAGCGCCTTCGTGACCTCGCCAAAAACCGTATCCTCGTCCTCGACGGCGCGATGGGTACGGAAATCCAGCTCCTGAAACTCGACGAAGAAGCCTATCGCGGCCAGCGGTTCGCCGACTGGCCGTCGGACATCAAGGGCAATAACGACCTCTTGAGTCTGACCCTGCCCGATGCAATCCGGAAGATCCACATCGACTATCTGGAAGCCGGTGCCGATATCGTCGAGACCAACACCTTCTCCTCCACGACGATCGCCCAGGCCGACTACGGCATGGAGGAACTGGCTTACGAACTGAACTTCGAAAGCGCCAGACTCGCCCGTGAGGCCTGCGATCAGGTCATGGCACAGGATCCGTCGCGTCCGCGCTTCGTCGCAGGTACGCTCGGGCCGACCAACCGGACCGCCTCGATCTCGCCGGACGTCAACAATCCCGGCTACCGGGCCGTGAGCTTCGATGATCTGCGTATTGCCTATGCGGAGGCCGCCCGCGGCCTGATCGCCGGTGGCGCCGACATTCTGCTGGTCGAAACGATTTTCGACACGCTTAATGCCAAGGCCGCGCTGTTCGGGATTGAAGAGGTCTTCGAGGAAAACGGCGAGATCCTGCCGGTCATGATTTCCGGCACGATCACCGATCTTTCCGGCCGCACGCTGTCCGGCCAGACGCCGGAAGCCTTCTGGAACTCGGTCCGCCACGCCAATCCGCTCACCATCGGCCTCAACTGCGCGCTCGGCGCGAAGGAGATGCGGGCCCATGTGGACGAGCTTGGCCGCGTTGCCGACACGCTTGTATGCGCCTATCCCAACGCGGGCCTGCCCAACGAATTCGGCGAATATGACGAGAGCCCGGAACAGATGGCCGAGCTGATCGAGGAATTTGCCGCGTCCGGCCTCGTCAACATGGTCGGCGGCTGCTGCGGCACCACGCCTGCCCACATCAAGGCAATCGCCGAGGCCGTGGCGGACAAGAAGCCACGCGAAATCCCCGAGATCGAGCGGCACATGCGCCTTTCCGGTCTCGAGCCGTTCGTGATCACCAAGGAGACCAATTTCGTCAATGTGGGCGAGCGGACCAACGTCACCGGTTCGGCCCGCTTCCGCAAGCTGGTCAAGGAGGGCGACTACGCCACGGCCCTGGAGGTCGCGCGCCAGCAAGTGGAAAACGGCGCCCAAATCATCGACGTCAACATGGACGAAGGGCTCCTGGACTCCGAAGAGGCGATGGTCACCTTCCTCAACCTCGTGGCGGCCGAACCGGACATCTCCAAGGTGCCGGTGATGATCGACAGCTCGAAATGGACCGTCATCGAAGCCGGTCTCAAGTGCATCCAGGGCAAGGGTGTCGTGAACTCCATTTCGCTGAAGGAAGGCGAAGAGGCGTTCATCGAACAGGCGAAACTCGTGCTCCGATACGGTGCGGCGGTCGTGGTCATGGCCTTCGACGAAGACGGTCAGGCCGATACGTTCGAGCGCAAGACCCAGATCTGCGCACGCTCCTACAAGGTGCTGACGGAGAAGGTCGGATTCGCGCCGGAAGACATCATCTTCGACCCGAACATCTTCGCGGTCGCGACCGGCATCGAGGAACACAACAACTACGGCGTCGACTTCCTCGAGGCGACGCGCTGGATCCGCGAAAACCTGCCCCACGCCCATGTTTCCGGGGGCGTGTCGAACCTGTCCTTCTCGTTCCGCGGCAACGAGGCTGTGCGCGAGGCCATGCACTCGGTGTTCCTGTACCACGCCATCCAGAACGGCATGGACATGGGTATCGTCAATGCCGGGCAGCTTGCGGTCTACAACGACCTGGAGCCCGAGCTGCGCGAGCTTTGCATCGACGTGGTGATGAACCGCCGTCCCGACTCCACGGATCGCATGCTGGAGGCCGCGGAACGCTGGAAAGGCGAGGGCGGCCAGAAACGCGAAGCCGATCTTACCTGGCGCACATGGGACGTCGCCAAGCGTCTTGAGCACGCGCTTGTCCACGGGATCGCCGATTACGTGGAAGAGGACACGGAAGAGGCCCGCCAGGCCTTCGACCGGCCGCTCCATGTGATCGAGGGACCGCTGATGGACGGCATGAACGTGGTCGGCGATCTGTTCGGATCCGGTCAGATGTTCCTGCCGCAGGTGGTGAAATCCGCACGCGTGATGAAAAAGGCCGTCGCCTACCTGATGCCCTTCATGGAGAAGGAAAAGAAGGAGAGGGGCGGCACCGGCGTGTCGACGGCGGGCAAGATCCTGATGGCGACCGTGAAGGGCGACGTCCACGACATCGGCAAGAACATCGTCGGCGTCGTGCTCCAGTGCAACAATTTCGAGGTGATCGACCTGGGCGTAATGGTTCCGGCGGCGAAGATCCTGGAAACCGCCAAACAGGAAAAGGTCGACATTGTCGGCCTTAGCGGATTGATCACGCCTTCGCTCGACGAAATGTGCCACGTTGCTGCCGAACTGCAGCGCGAGGGGCTGGACGTGCCGCTGCTGATCGGCGGTGCCACCACGTCGAAGATCCACACGGCGGTCAAGATCCACCCGAATTACGACCGGGGACAGGCGATCTACGTCACCGACGCGGGCCGCGCGGTCGGCGTCGCTTCCAAGCTGATGAGCGAAAACGGACGCGAGCCCTACTACGCGCAGATACGTTCCGAATACATAGACATCGCCGAGAAACACGCGGCGAGCCGCGGGACCCAGCAGCGCACCGCGCTGAAAGCAGCCCGTGAGAACGCCTTCAAGGCGGACTTCGCCGGCAAACCGCCGGTCGCACCGAAGAAGCCCGGGACGACGGTATTCGAGAGCTTTCCGCTGGAAGACCTGGTGCCGCTCATCGACTGGACGCCGTTTTTCGCCACCTGGGAAATCAAGGGGCGCTATCCGGCCGTTCTGACCGACAACCGCTACGGCCCGGCGGCGAAAGCGCTTTACGACGATGCACGGCGCATGCTTGACGAGATCGTTGAAAATAAGCTGCTGACGGCCAACGGCGTTGCCGCCCTCTGGCCGGCAAACGCCGTTGGCGACGATATCCGCATCTTTTCCGACGAGAACCGGAGCGACACTCTGGGGACCTTCCACACGCTGCGCCAGCAGATGACCAGAACCGCCGGCGGGCGGGCCAATGTCGCGCTGAGCGACTTCGTGGCACCGCTCGACAGCGGCATCAAGGACTGGATCGGCGGCTTTACTGTCACCGCCGGACACGGTGAGGACATTCTGGCGGCCCGCTATGCGCGGGAAGAGGACGATTACAACAAGATCCTCTCCCAGGCTCTTGCCGATCGCCTGGCGGAAGCCTTCGCCGAAAAGCTGCATCAGATCGTGCGGAAGGATCTCTGGGGCTACGCCCCGGACGAAAACCTGTCGATCGAGGACACTATCGCGGAGAAGTACCAGGGCATCCGTCCGGCCGCCGGCTATCCGGCCCAGCCGGATCACACGGAAAAGGACACATTGTTCCGCCTGCTCGATTCCGAACGCCTGACCGGCGTTCAGCTGACGGAAAGCCGGGCAATGCTGCCGGGGTCCTCTGTCTCGGGCCTTTATTTCGGCCATCCGGACAGTCACTATTTCGGCGTCGGCAAGATCGAGAAGGATCAGGTCGAGGACTATGCCGCCCGCAAGGGATGGGATCTCGACTACGCCGAACGCTGGCTGGCTCCGATCCTGAACTACGATCCGGCACGGATGGAAGCCGCCGAGTAG
- a CDS encoding indolepyruvate ferredoxin oxidoreductase family protein: protein MNVHMPPVTLEDKYVATDGRVYLTGIQALVRLLLDRARLDVQAGLKTGGFVSGYRGSPLAGYDTELMRAQRHLKGYDIVFRPGVNEELGATAVWGSQKLRGEGGVGRPTAYDGVFGVWYGKAPGVDRAGDALRQANASGTDRNGGVLALAGDDHLAKSSILPAQSEFYFEHAEIPVFNPSDIQDVLDYGLHGLEMSRFTSLWTALICVADTMDASATVNVSPDRLRLVRPLDGDPRKDYHQNRDLLLGNRLETERLVRDLRIPAAQNYVRTNGLDRVTFGTRRQVKLGIVASGKAYRDLLQALDLMGITEDFARSIGLAVYKVAMTWPLEPLGLRDFARGAERLLVVEHKRAFMESQIKEISYHWPEMSRPEVWGKRRPDGTPLLSDVLEISIQELIEGLMAWLPGEVVNDEMREVASRMTRQAMWAQGHAERAARIPYFCSGCPHSTSTVTPEGSRSMPGIGCHAMTEMAGRTTEGQIAMGGEGILWVGQQPFSGDTHVFANVGDGTYFHSGILAIRQALASNVPITYKILYNDAVAMTGGQKVDGQLSVPQITRQLEAEGVERIVVVSESPEIYGSGNPIAAGTMVHHRDELMDVQKDLQTFKGVSVIVYDQTCAAEKRRRRKRGQFPDPDKRLFINDRVCEGCGDCSVQSNCLSVEPLPTPFGEKRVINQSSCNKDYSCIKGFCPSFVEIEGAALKKPKKADVDIDALADALPQPVLASLERTQNALVAGIGGMGVTTISAVLAMAAHVDGKQASTLDMTGLAQKGGPVTSHIRFAASGRSIEGPRVPAASLDLLIASDMVVATNADQLALAHRGHTLTVANTKVAPTAEFVLKQTLSFDEKRMDASLREASGTYLPVNAADIAEKLLGDAIYANMLLVGMAYQSGALPISDYAIETALELNGAAVANNIKAFRAGRVLAAEPEVLLNSIPAETRPQEFTLDEKIAFNAKELTAYQDDAYAARYTDLVGKVKAADAAHGPGTYRLTQTVADLLFKLMAYKDEYEVARLYSDPAFAEKIAQRFEDPKKLKVHLAPPLISRRMDPKTGRPVKMAFGPWIFSVFNLLAKFKGMRGKWYDPFGRTAERKAERALIAQYERDIAEILNRLPDSQYGLLVELARVPDLIRGFGPVKEANIEKAAAKRRQLLGQLHKHNDGGSGDGDTSKNFLAAAE, encoded by the coding sequence ATGAATGTGCATATGCCACCCGTGACCCTGGAGGACAAATACGTCGCCACGGACGGAAGGGTCTATCTGACCGGCATTCAAGCGCTCGTCCGCCTGTTGCTGGATCGGGCGAGGCTCGATGTGCAGGCCGGGCTGAAGACGGGCGGGTTCGTGTCCGGCTACCGCGGATCTCCGCTGGCAGGCTACGACACGGAACTGATGCGCGCGCAGCGTCACCTGAAGGGCTACGATATCGTCTTCAGGCCGGGCGTGAACGAGGAACTGGGCGCGACCGCCGTCTGGGGCAGCCAGAAGCTGCGCGGCGAGGGCGGCGTCGGCCGGCCGACCGCTTATGACGGCGTCTTCGGCGTCTGGTACGGCAAGGCTCCGGGCGTGGACCGGGCCGGCGATGCGCTGCGCCAGGCAAACGCCTCCGGCACCGACCGCAACGGCGGCGTGCTTGCCCTTGCCGGCGACGACCACCTTGCCAAATCCTCCATCCTTCCGGCGCAGAGCGAGTTCTATTTCGAGCATGCGGAAATTCCGGTGTTCAATCCGTCGGATATTCAGGACGTGCTCGACTACGGCCTGCACGGCCTGGAAATGTCCCGTTTCACCAGTCTTTGGACCGCGCTTATCTGCGTGGCCGACACCATGGACGCCTCGGCGACCGTGAACGTCTCCCCGGACCGGCTGCGCCTGGTGCGCCCGCTGGACGGCGATCCGCGCAAGGATTACCACCAGAACCGCGACCTTCTTCTCGGCAACCGCCTGGAAACGGAACGCCTCGTGCGCGACCTGCGCATCCCGGCCGCGCAGAACTATGTGCGCACCAACGGTCTGGACCGGGTGACCTTCGGCACGCGCCGCCAGGTGAAGCTCGGCATCGTCGCTTCGGGCAAGGCCTATCGCGATCTCCTGCAAGCGCTGGACCTGATGGGCATCACCGAAGACTTTGCCAGGTCGATCGGGCTTGCCGTCTACAAGGTGGCCATGACCTGGCCGCTGGAGCCGCTGGGCCTCAGGGATTTCGCCAGGGGAGCCGAGCGTCTTCTGGTCGTTGAGCACAAGCGTGCCTTCATGGAGAGCCAGATCAAGGAGATTTCATATCACTGGCCGGAAATGAGCCGCCCGGAAGTCTGGGGCAAACGGCGTCCGGACGGAACGCCGCTCCTGTCGGATGTGCTGGAAATTTCCATCCAGGAGCTCATCGAGGGCCTGATGGCCTGGCTGCCGGGCGAGGTGGTCAACGACGAAATGCGCGAAGTCGCGAGCCGCATGACCCGCCAGGCGATGTGGGCGCAGGGCCACGCCGAACGGGCCGCGCGCATTCCCTATTTCTGCTCGGGCTGCCCGCATTCGACCTCGACCGTCACGCCGGAAGGCTCCCGCTCGATGCCCGGCATCGGCTGCCATGCCATGACGGAAATGGCTGGGCGCACCACCGAGGGCCAGATCGCCATGGGCGGCGAGGGCATCCTCTGGGTCGGCCAGCAGCCGTTTTCCGGCGATACGCACGTCTTCGCCAATGTGGGTGACGGCACCTATTTCCATTCCGGCATCCTGGCGATCCGCCAGGCACTCGCCTCGAATGTGCCGATCACCTACAAGATCCTCTATAACGACGCCGTCGCCATGACCGGCGGCCAGAAGGTGGACGGTCAGCTTTCCGTGCCGCAGATCACCCGTCAGCTCGAGGCGGAAGGGGTGGAGCGGATTGTCGTCGTCTCCGAGAGCCCGGAAATCTACGGCTCCGGGAACCCGATCGCGGCCGGCACGATGGTTCACCACCGGGACGAGCTCATGGACGTGCAGAAGGACCTGCAGACCTTCAAGGGCGTTTCGGTGATCGTCTACGACCAGACCTGCGCCGCGGAAAAGCGCCGCCGGCGCAAGCGCGGCCAGTTTCCGGATCCGGACAAGCGGCTTTTCATCAACGACCGCGTCTGCGAGGGCTGCGGCGATTGTTCCGTCCAGTCCAACTGCCTGTCGGTCGAACCGCTGCCGACGCCGTTCGGCGAGAAGCGGGTGATCAACCAGTCGAGCTGCAACAAGGATTACTCCTGCATCAAGGGCTTCTGTCCGTCCTTCGTGGAAATCGAAGGTGCGGCGCTGAAGAAGCCGAAAAAGGCCGATGTCGATATCGATGCGCTGGCCGACGCCCTGCCGCAACCGGTCCTGGCCTCGCTGGAGCGCACGCAGAACGCGCTGGTTGCCGGTATCGGCGGCATGGGCGTGACGACCATCAGCGCCGTCCTGGCCATGGCCGCCCATGTGGACGGCAAGCAGGCCTCGACACTGGACATGACCGGTCTTGCCCAGAAGGGCGGACCCGTTACCTCACATATCCGCTTTGCCGCGAGCGGCCGGTCCATCGAGGGACCGCGGGTTCCGGCGGCAAGCCTCGACCTCTTGATCGCCAGCGACATGGTCGTGGCCACCAATGCGGACCAGCTTGCACTGGCTCATCGTGGCCACACCCTGACCGTGGCCAACACCAAGGTCGCGCCGACCGCGGAGTTCGTTCTGAAGCAGACGCTCTCCTTCGACGAAAAGCGCATGGACGCCTCCCTGCGTGAGGCTTCCGGCACCTATCTGCCCGTCAACGCGGCCGATATTGCCGAGAAGCTTCTGGGCGATGCCATCTATGCCAACATGCTGCTGGTCGGCATGGCCTATCAGAGCGGCGCCCTGCCGATCTCCGATTATGCGATCGAGACGGCGCTGGAACTGAACGGGGCGGCCGTTGCCAACAACATCAAGGCCTTCCGTGCCGGCCGGGTTCTGGCTGCCGAGCCGGAAGTGCTGCTGAACTCCATTCCGGCGGAAACCAGGCCGCAGGAATTCACACTGGACGAGAAGATCGCCTTCAATGCGAAGGAGCTGACGGCCTATCAGGATGACGCCTATGCGGCCCGCTACACGGATCTTGTGGGCAAGGTGAAGGCTGCGGATGCGGCGCACGGGCCCGGCACCTACCGGTTGACCCAGACCGTTGCGGACCTGCTTTTCAAGCTGATGGCCTACAAGGACGAGTATGAGGTCGCACGGCTATATTCCGATCCGGCCTTCGCTGAGAAAATCGCGCAGCGGTTCGAGGACCCGAAGAAACTCAAGGTCCACCTGGCTCCGCCGCTGATTTCCCGGCGTATGGACCCGAAGACCGGCCGGCCCGTGAAAATGGCATTCGGCCCGTGGATCTTCAGCGTCTTCAATCTGCTGGCGAAGTTCAAGGGCATGCGCGGCAAGTGGTACGACCCGTTTGGCCGCACCGCCGAGCGCAAGGCCGAGCGGGCGCTGATCGCCCAATATGAGCGGGACATCGCTGAAATCCTGAACCGGCTGCCGGACAGCCAGTACGGGCTGCTGGTGGAACTTGCCCGGGTGCCTGACCTGATCCGCGGCTTCGGTCCGGTGAAGGAAGCCAATATCGAGAAGGCTGCCGCGAAACGCCGGCAGCTGCTTGGCCAGTTGCACAAGCACAATGACGGCGGCAGCGGCGACGGAGACACGTCAAAGAACTTTCTGGCTGCTGCTGAATGA
- a CDS encoding ArsR/SmtB family transcription factor, protein MTDEQTLSLDDTLAALRAVGEATRLRLIALLAESELTVKDATAILGQSQPRISRHLKLLAEADLIQRFPEGAWVYYRLADGPEGKLARSLVDRISSEDPVLAADQERFQAIRKAKAEEAAAYFAARALTWDRERSLHVAEADVEAAIRKAIGDRPFQSFLDLGTGTGRLLEVFADQYTTALGIDASHDMLAVARANLAKAGLTNAQVRHGDVYALNVPPRSFDVVTIHQVLHFLEEPARALSEAARALRPGGHLLVVDFAPHELEFLREKHAHRRLGFAHDQMQRWLEALELDLEQVTDLVPDETDNNLTVTLWLARDRRIVTDLPAQNTSREVA, encoded by the coding sequence ATGACCGATGAACAGACCCTTTCCCTAGACGATACCCTTGCCGCCCTCAGGGCCGTGGGCGAGGCGACCCGTTTACGGCTGATTGCCTTGCTGGCGGAAAGCGAGCTGACGGTCAAAGATGCCACCGCCATCCTCGGTCAGAGCCAGCCGCGGATTTCCCGCCACCTGAAGCTTCTGGCCGAAGCAGATCTGATCCAGCGTTTCCCGGAAGGGGCGTGGGTCTATTACCGCCTGGCGGACGGCCCGGAAGGGAAGCTCGCCAGAAGTCTTGTTGACCGCATTTCCAGTGAAGATCCGGTTCTTGCGGCCGATCAGGAACGTTTCCAGGCGATCCGCAAGGCCAAGGCGGAGGAGGCTGCGGCTTACTTCGCGGCCCGCGCACTCACCTGGGACCGGGAGCGTTCGCTCCATGTCGCCGAGGCTGATGTCGAGGCGGCCATCCGCAAGGCGATCGGTGACAGGCCGTTCCAGTCGTTCCTGGACCTGGGAACGGGAACGGGCCGGCTGCTGGAAGTGTTTGCGGATCAGTATACGACGGCGCTCGGCATCGATGCATCGCACGATATGCTTGCCGTTGCCCGGGCAAACCTTGCCAAGGCGGGCCTTACCAACGCCCAGGTCCGTCACGGTGATGTTTATGCGCTCAACGTTCCGCCGCGCTCCTTCGATGTTGTGACGATCCATCAGGTTCTTCACTTCCTGGAGGAGCCTGCACGGGCCTTGAGTGAAGCGGCGCGGGCGCTGCGGCCCGGCGGGCATTTGCTCGTCGTCGATTTTGCCCCGCACGAGCTGGAATTCCTGCGTGAAAAGCACGCACACCGCCGGCTCGGATTTGCCCATGACCAGATGCAACGCTGGCTTGAGGCTCTTGAACTTGATCTGGAACAGGTCACGGACCTCGTTCCGGATGAAACCGATAACAACTTAACCGTTACGCTTTGGCTTGCCCGTGACCGTCGGATTGTCACGGACCTGCCAGCACAAAATACGTCCCGAGAGGTCGCTTAA
- the metF gene encoding methylenetetrahydrofolate reductase [NAD(P)H], with protein MSVFSKRRSHETATSPITASFEYFPPKTDKMAETLWNTVQRLAPLDPSFVSVTYGAGGSTRERTHKTVARILKETDVAPAAHLTCVGASRDEVDAVIKDYWALGVRHLVALRGDPLEGIGTRYKPHENGYAYASDLVAGIKKIADFEISVSGYPEKHPESDSWQMEIDNLKRKVDAGADRIITQYFFDNDMFDAYLERIAAAGINVPVIPGILPIHNFEQTMVFSAKCGTSIPQWLARRFAGLNEDPDTRKLVGVAVACEQVMDLVDRGISDFHFYTMNRADLTYAICHMLGMGKPETKENLAA; from the coding sequence ATGTCAGTATTTTCCAAGCGCCGGTCGCATGAGACTGCAACTTCGCCGATTACGGCATCCTTTGAGTATTTTCCGCCCAAGACCGACAAGATGGCGGAAACGCTCTGGAACACAGTGCAGCGCCTGGCCCCGCTTGATCCGTCTTTCGTATCCGTAACCTATGGTGCCGGCGGTTCCACACGCGAGCGCACGCACAAGACTGTCGCGCGCATTCTGAAGGAAACAGACGTGGCGCCGGCCGCGCATCTTACCTGTGTGGGTGCGTCGCGCGACGAAGTCGATGCCGTGATCAAGGATTACTGGGCGCTTGGTGTACGGCACCTGGTGGCCCTGCGCGGCGACCCTCTGGAAGGCATCGGCACCCGCTACAAGCCCCATGAGAACGGCTATGCCTACGCATCGGACCTTGTTGCCGGCATCAAGAAGATCGCCGATTTCGAGATCTCCGTGTCGGGCTATCCGGAAAAGCACCCGGAAAGCGACAGCTGGCAGATGGAAATCGACAATCTGAAGCGCAAGGTCGACGCCGGCGCGGACCGGATCATCACGCAGTATTTCTTCGATAACGACATGTTCGATGCCTATCTGGAGCGGATCGCTGCGGCCGGTATCAACGTTCCGGTGATACCCGGCATCCTGCCGATCCATAATTTCGAGCAGACCATGGTATTCTCGGCCAAATGCGGCACGTCCATTCCGCAGTGGCTCGCGCGCCGGTTTGCGGGTCTGAACGAAGATCCCGACACGCGCAAGCTGGTGGGGGTTGCGGTTGCCTGCGAGCAGGTCATGGACCTGGTGGATCGCGGAATCAGCGATTTCCACTTCTACACGATGAACCGCGCCGACCTGACTTACGCCATCTGCCACATGCTCGGCATGGGCAAGCCGGAGACGAAGGAAAACCTGGCGGCCTGA
- a CDS encoding Lrp/AsnC family transcriptional regulator encodes MPDKYLLDPSDIRVLRVLQRDASLSIADVAKEAGMSQTPCWRRIKRLKEQGIIKQITAIIDREAVGLGFVAYSFVKLVVPSRDNMETFDRLVHHWPEVVTCERITGAVDYLIKVVTDDIKTYDNFLRLKLLDNTLVSDVQSRIVVNTVKDTVALPLREN; translated from the coding sequence ATGCCCGATAAATATCTTCTCGACCCGTCCGACATCCGTGTTCTCCGAGTCCTGCAGCGGGATGCCTCCCTCTCCATAGCGGACGTCGCCAAGGAGGCGGGAATGAGCCAGACGCCCTGCTGGCGGCGGATAAAACGCCTTAAGGAACAGGGTATCATCAAGCAGATCACCGCCATCATCGACCGGGAAGCCGTCGGTCTCGGCTTTGTCGCCTATTCCTTCGTCAAGCTCGTTGTTCCCAGCCGGGATAACATGGAGACGTTCGACAGGCTGGTGCATCACTGGCCCGAGGTCGTCACCTGCGAGCGCATCACGGGCGCGGTCGATTACCTCATCAAGGTCGTCACCGATGATATCAAAACCTACGACAATTTTCTCCGCCTGAAGCTCCTGGACAACACGCTGGTCTCCGACGTGCAGTCGCGCATCGTGGTCAACACGGTCAAGGACACGGTCGCCCTGCCGCTGCGCGAGAACTGA